In the Purpureocillium takamizusanense chromosome 5, complete sequence genome, one interval contains:
- a CDS encoding uncharacterized protein (EggNog:ENOG503NVJ6~COG:S), translated as MAPPVAAAIGAQASRLAKDLPLGGSASSSTIPRLVYGTAWKKDRTADLVYAALKAGFRGVDTAAQPKHYDERGVGEGVRRAVSEGIVRRDDLFVQTKFTSPGGQNHITPYDLDAPLVDKVHQSVQSSLRSFTLKGQEPYLDSLVLHSPMDTVDETLTVWKTLESYAPHRIRHLGISNTTLAILDAIYARASVKPAVVQNRFYGQTGYEADMRAYCREKGIVFQAFWTIGANRMLVQSMPVGFVAQSAGVDGVAAYYSLILGLESMTVLDGTTDAAHMTADLEGIERVGLWAEGDGASDWEQALAAFKTMVGDM; from the exons ATGGCTCCGCCcgtagccgccgccatcggcgcgcaggcctcgcgcctcgccaaggacctgcccctcggcggcagcgcctcgtcatcgaccaTCCCCAGGCTCGTCTACGGCACGGCCTGGAAGAAGGATCGCACCGCCGACCTTGTCTACGCCGCGCTCAAGGCCGGCTTTCGCGGGGTCGATACGGCCGCGCAGCCCAAGCACtacgacgagcgcggcgtcggcgagggcgttaGGCGCGCTGTTTCTGAGGGCATCGTCAGGCGAGACGACCTCTTT GTTCAAACCAAGTTTACGTCGCCCGGGGGCCAGAACCACATCACCCCGTATGACCTCGACGCGCCTCTCGTCGACAAGGTGCACCAGTCCGTCCAGTCGTCCCTCAGAAGCTTTACGCTCAAGGGCCAGGAGCCGTATCTCGACAGCCTCGTGCTGCACTCGCCCATGGACACCGTGGACGAGACGCTGACGGTGTGGAAAACGCTTGAGTCGTATGCACCGCACCGCATCCGTCACCTTGGCATCTCCAATACGACCCTGGCCATCCTTGATGCCATctacgcgcgcgcgtcggtCAAGCCGGCGGTCGTGCAGAACCGCTTCTACGGCCAGACGGGCTACGAGGCGGACATGAGAGCCTACTGCCGTGAGAAGGGCATCGTGTTCCAGGCCTTTTGGACCATTGGCGCCAACAGGATGCTCGTGCAGAGCATGCCGGTGGGGTTCGTCGCGCAAAGCGCCGGCGTGGATGGCGTAGCCGCGTACTACTCGTTGATCCTCGGCTTGGAGAGCATGACGGTGCTCGATGGAACGACGGACGCGGCACACATGACTGCGGACCTGGAGGGCATCGAGAGAGTCGGCTTGtgggccgagggcgacggcgcgagTGACTGGGAGCAGGCACTGGCGGCCTTCAAGACCATGGTAGGAGACATGTAG
- the DYS1 gene encoding Deoxyhypusine synthase (EggNog:ENOG503NTXI~COG:O~BUSCO:EOG09263H5H) yields MASNSDGAVLTGAKDAVLVKSEAMPAGSQQVEELDFNKLKGPVTAEDLLEGMRHMGFQASSMAEAIRIINDMRAWRDPETGDKTTIFLGYTSNLISSGLRGVLRWLVEHKHVSCIVTTAGGIEEDFIKCLGHTYMSSFSAVGADLRKKGLNRIGNLLVPNANYCAFEDWVVPILDKMLEEQEASKGTDNEINWTPSKVIHRLGKEINDERSVYYWAYKNDIPVFCPALTDGSLGDMLYFHTFKASPLQLKIDIVEDIRRINTIAIRAKRAGMIILGGGLVKHHICNACLMRNGAESAVYINTAQEFDGSDAGARPDEAVSWGKIKIGADNVKVYLEATACFPFIVANTFAKDI; encoded by the exons ATGGCCAGCAACTCCGACGGCGCCGTTCTCACGGGGGCCAAAGATGCCGTCCTAGTCAAGTCGGAGGCCATGCCTGCGGGGtcgcagcaggtcgaggagctcgatttcaacaagctcaagggccccgtcaccgccgaggacctcctcgagggcatgcGCCACATGGGCTTCCAGGCCTCGTCCATGGCTGAGGCGATACGTATCATCAACGACATG CGGGCGTGGAGGGATCCCGAGACGGGAGACAAGACCACAATCTTCCTCGGCTACACGTCCAACCTGATATCGTCGGGCCTCCGAGGCGTCCTGCGCTGGCTGGTCGAGCACAAGCACGTCTCGTGCATCGTCACCACGGCAGGCGGCATAGAGGAGGACTTCATCAAGTGCCTCGGCCACACGTACATGAGCTCCTTCAgcgccgtgggcgccgaCCTGCGCAAAAAGGGCCTCAACCGCATCGGCAACCTCCTCGTGCCCAACGCCAACTACTGCGCCTTCGAGGACTGGGTCGTGCCCATCCTGGACAAgatgctcgaggagcaggaggccAGCAAGGGCACCGACAACGAGATCAACTGGACGCCCTCCAAGGTCAtccaccgcctcggcaaGGAGATCAACGACGAGCGCTCCGTCTACTACTGGGCCTACAAGAATGACATCCCCGTCTTCTGCCCCGCCCTCACCGATGGCAGCCTCGGCGACATGCTCTACTTTCATACCTTcaaggcgtcgccgctgcagctcaaGATCGACATTGTCGAGGACATCCGCCGTATCAACACCATCGCGATCCGCGCCAAGCGGGCGGGCATGATtatcctcggcggcggcctggttAAGCACCACATTTGCAACGCGTGCTTGATGCGCAACGGCGCCGAGTCGGCCGTCTACATCAACACGGCGCAGGAGTTTGACGGGAGCGACGCGGGGGCGAggcccgacgaggccgtaTCGTGGGGCAAGATCAAGATTGGGGCCGACAACGTCAAG GTCTATCTTGAAGCCACCGCCTGCTTCCCGTTTATTGTTGCCAACACGTTTGCCAAGGACATATAG
- a CDS encoding uncharacterized protein (COG:S~EggNog:ENOG503Q4P9), protein MPNARRNMPPLASDQPVKKQSKWSQEEDSLIIELRGSGMKWEDVSKRLPGRSAISCRLHYQNYLERRSEWDEERKNKLARLYERFKAEMWAKVAEELQVPWRAAEAMHWQLGEVDMARRAGVVPFSLASGNVENTARAAGPRPTAHFQHQEGLGHHLTPPSPRSIYARNPGLSVMPVGVGQPQRVESLPPAPPPPPPPAAAPGPGFPPGMPQEHGELYYTSGPGLAPIQTQGQPRNPGPLPSLAELTTGVSPYGTPIERPRSGPMGPGPAPGPGPKHGPSLPPAPGYLPPEPTRAKRRASPEMMQRENSHRRRIG, encoded by the exons ATGCCCAACGCCAGGCGCAACATGCCTCCCCTAGCATCTGATCAGCCCGTGAAAAAGCAGAGCAAATGGTCACAGGAGGAGGATAGCCTCATCATCGAGCTCAGGGGGAGTGGCATGAAGTGGGAGGACGTCTCCAAGCGGCTGCCCGGCCGCAGCGCCATAAGCTGTCGACTCCACTATCAAAACTACCTTGAACGGCGAAGCGAGTgggacgaggagcgcaagaACAAGCTGGCAAGACTGTACGAAAG GTTCAAAGCAGAGATGTGGGCCAAGGTGGCCGAGGAGTTGCAGGttccatggcgggcggccgaggccatgcaCTGGCAGCTCGGAGAGGTCGACATGGCCCGCAGAGCCGGCGTGGTTCCGTTCTCACTGGCGTCAGGCAACGTCGAAAACACGGCGCGAGCGGCAGGACCACGGCCCACGGCCCACTTCCAGCACCAAGAAGGCCTCGGACATCAcctgacgccgccctcgccgcggtcCATATACGCGCGAAACCCCGGGCTGTCTGTCATGCCGGTAGGGGTCGGACAACCCCAGCGAGTCGAGAGTTTACCACcggccccccctccgcctccaccaccggccGCAGCCCCTGGGCCAGGATTTCCTCCTGGAATGCCGCAGGAGCACGGGGAGCTCTACTACACGTCTGGTCCGGGTCTCGCGCCCATCCAGACTCAGGGGCAACCTCGCAACCCGGGCCCGCTGCCCAGCCTGGCCGAACTCACGACGGGTGTCAGCCCCTACGGAACCCCTATCGAGCGCCCGCGATCCGGACCAATGGGGCCAGGTCCGGCCCCGGGCCCGGGTCCGAAACATGGGCCAagcctgccgccggcgccgggttATCTTCCCCCAGAGCCCACCAGGGCCAAACGGCGAGCGAGTCCAGAAATGATGCAACGAGAGAACAGCCACAGAAGGCGAATTGGATGA
- the TRM9 gene encoding tRNA (carboxymethyluridine(34)-5-O)-methyltransferase (COG:Q~BUSCO:EOG09264DIM~EggNog:ENOG503NVKF), giving the protein MSQLDLGSSGDGPTGAQLDAQPRPPISKAPMVSEEGRGMSQETMQQPNNPPETAEAYEDTHVHSVYEAIAPHFSATRHKPWPLVERFLLSQPPGSIGLDVGCGNGKYLPVNPSLFILGSDRSASLVRLAAARHSGEVAVADGLALPYRPAAVDFVISIAVVHHLSTRHRRQEAIAALLACLHPGPGARALIYAWALEQSSSRRGWDESSQQDTLVPWVMRRKGEPDATFQRYYHLYREGELDEDVRAAGGTCCESGYEKDNWWVICSR; this is encoded by the coding sequence ATGAGCCAGCTAGACTTGGGCTCATCCGGGGACGGGCCGACCGGAGCGCAGCTTGACGCACAGCCTCGGCCTCCAATATCAAAGGCGCCCATGGTCTCTGAAGAAGGCCGGGGGATGTCCCAAGAGACTATGCAGCAGCCGAATAACCCTCCCGAGACAGCGGAGGCGTACGAGGACACGCACGTGCACAGCGTGTACGAGGCCATCGCGCCGCACTTTTCGGCCACGCGCCACAAGCCCTGGCCCCTCGTTGAgcgcttcctcctctcccagCCACCTGGCAgcatcggcctcgacgtcggctgCGGCAATGGCAAGTACCTGCCCGTCAACCCCTCGCTCTTCATCTTGGGCTCCGACCGCAGCGCCTCCCTCGtgcgcctggccgccgcccggcactccggcgaggtcgccgtggccgacggcctcgccctgccctaccgccccgccgccgtggactTTGTCAtcagcatcgccgtcgtccaccacctctccacgcgccatcgtcgccaggaggccatcgccgcgcttCTTGCCTGCCTCCACCCGGGGCCCGGGGCCCGCGCCCTCATCTACGCCTGGGCCTTggagcagagcagcagccgccgcggctgggaCGAGTCGTCGCAGCAGGACACCTTGGTGCCTTGGGTCATGCGCAGAAAGGGCGAGCCCGACGCCACCTTCCAGCGCTACTATCACCTGTACCGCGAGGGtgagctggacgaggacgtgcgcgccgcgggcgggacgTGCTGCGAGAGCGGCTACGAAAAGGACAACTGGTGGGTGATTTGTAGTAGATAg
- a CDS encoding uncharacterized protein (EggNog:ENOG503P1X5~TransMembrane:4 (i7-28o48-70i91-112o118-138i)), translated as MRVQSKLYLFNSCGMLSMYIIVAIPNFVFRIVELREGHCIIGMKSQAMIPLISFDAIANVYLTLLFLIPLSKLYTFKNMARTPANRRLRIVAVRTFVGAFSDGSNLTVLTALNGEPGWVCLMCCNCDILFSALIIQWVTSRDNAGAMSSTASSSHRAPIPPDCITPSSTRLATPRNYATRSLLTMDDVSAPSSPQTPFSRDCSTDGPGDPTVLGEAIPTARIRHQGEPNIPSAYDRKARRSGDVRFAEYPPPLKPSCGTPTPDNHRVPKPAATGTLVAEPLGDVGSKSSHPLPDP; from the exons ATGAGGGTACAGTCCAAGTTGTACCTCTTCAACTCGTGTGGGATGCTCAGCATGTACATCATCGTGGCGATTCCGAATTTCGTATT CCGCATCGTTGAGCTGAGGGAGGGGCACTGCATCATCGGCATGAAGAGCCAGGCCATGATCCCTCTCATATCTtttgacgccatcgccaatgTGTACTTGACGCTCCTGTTTCTCATACCGCTAAGCA AGCTGTACACTTTCAAGAATATGGCCCGCACACCGGCAAACCGTCGCCTCCGCATAGTTGCAGTCAGGACATTTGTCGGTGCTTT CTCCGACGGAAGCAACCTCACGGTTCTCACGGCGCTCAACGGAGAGCCCGGCTGGGTATGTCTGATGTGCTGCAATTGCGACA TTCTTTTCTCGGCCTTGATTATCCAATGGGTCACTTCCCGCGACAACGCGGGAGCCATGTCCAGCACAGCATCCTCGAGCCACAGAGCCCCAATCCCTCCCGATTGCATCACCCCGAGCTCCACAAGACTCGCGACACCACGCAACTACGCCACGAGATCGCTCTTAACCATGGACGATGTATCCGCCCCCAGCTCGCCCCAAACCCCGTTTTCCCGTGACTGCTCCACGGACGGCCCAGGGGACCCCACGGTGCTGGGTGAAGCTATCCCCACGGCGAGGATTAGGCACCAGGGTGAGCCAAACATTCCCTCGGCGTACGACAGAAAGGCGCGACGTAGCGGCGACGTGAGATTTGCCGAGTATCCGCCACCGCTGAAACCGAGCTGCGGCACCCCAACTCCTGATAACCACCGCGTTCCGAAGCCCGCGGCAACGGGCACTTTGGTGGCAGAGCCACTAGGTGACGTTGGCTCCAAGTCAAGCCATCCGTTGCCAGATCCCTAA
- the XYD1 gene encoding D-xylose 1-dehydrogenase (NADP(+)) (EggNog:ENOG503NVRV~COG:G~COG:Q), whose amino-acid sequence MASSGAPHTLKWGIMATGWIAEVFCKDLLTDPASRDVHDVRHEIVAVSSSSSVDKAAAFVTKIDGPASAKLYGSYAGLVADPNVDIIYVATPHSHHFQNAMLALDAGKNVLCEKALTVNASQARKLVEKARSKNLFFMEAVWTRYFPLSIKIRDLISSGEIGTVYRTLADLSFNENKDGQDGTVNFPDTHRMVNKDLAGGALLDLGIYALTWVFQTLYHVQPEKDKEAPKVVAAINKYKTGADETTSIICQFPGHRSMGVATTSILVASSPDDNSTAPAIRIQGSKGEIQVTHPAFRPTEFRVIKKGREGKVDVVECPIPKDPKRDWGHGMFWEADECARCVRDGKKESATLPWSESIVIMETMEEVLKQGSVEYPELITTDVYDAKSPLNTGNQ is encoded by the exons ATGGCTTCTTCCGGCGCACCTCACACCCTGAAATggggcatcatggccaccgGCTGGATCGCCGAGG TTTTCTGCAAGGACCTCCTCACCGATCCTGCCTCGCGCGACGTCCACGATGTCCGCCATGAaatcgtcgccgtctcctcctccagctccgtcgacaaggccgccgccttcgtcaCCAAGATTGACGGTCCGGCATCGGCCAAGCTGTACGGCTCCTACGCCGGGCTTGTCGCCGACCCAAACGTCGACATCATCTACGTCGCCACCCCCCACAGCCACCACTTCCAGAACGCCATgctggccctcgacgccggcaagaACGTCCTCTGCGAAAAGGCCCTCACCGTCAATGCCTCCCAGGCGCGGAAGCTGGTCGAAAAGGCCAGATCCAAGAACCTCTTCTTCATGGAGGCGGTCTGGACCCGCTACTTCCCCCTCAGCATCAAGATTCGTGACTTGATCAGCTCGGGCGAGATTGGTACCGTCTACAGGACCCTAG CCGATCTGTCTTTCAACGAAAATAAGGATGGCCAAGACGGCACGGTGAACTTTCCTGACACGCATCGCATGGTCAACAAGGACCTCGCCGGAGGCGCTCTTCTGGATCTCGGCATCTACGCCCTGACTTGGGTGTTTCAGACCCTTTACCACGTCCAGCCggagaaggacaaggaggcTCCCAAGGTCGTCGCTGCCATCAACAAGTACAAgaccggcgccgacgagaccACTAGCATCATCTGCCAGTTCCCCGGCCACAGGAGCATgggcgtcgccaccacctccatcctcgtcgccagcagccccGACGACAACTCCACAGCTCCGGCAATCCGAATCCAAGGCTCCAAGGGCGAGATCCAAGTCACGCACCCCGCCTTCCGGCCGACCGAGTTCCGCGTCATCAAGAAGGGCAGGGAGGGTaaggtcgacgtcgtcgaatGCCCCATCCCCAAGGACCCCAAGCGGGACTGGGGTCACGGCATGTTCTGGGAGGCCGACGAGTGCGCCCGTTGCGTGAGGGATGGCAAGAAGGAGAGCGCGACATTGCCGTGGTCTGAGAGCATTGTCATCATGGAGACAATGGAGGAGGTGTTGAAGCAGGGAAGTGTCGAGTACCCGGAGCTCATCACGACAGACGTGTACGACGCCAAGAGCCCACTCAACACCGGAAATCAGTAA
- a CDS encoding uncharacterized protein (COG:O~EggNog:ENOG503NYFQ~SECRETED:SignalP(1-29~SECRETED:cutsite=VGA-DD~SECRETED:prob=0.8687)~TransMembrane:1 (n13-24c29/30o217-238i)), with protein sequence MAAAPSLDRVSRLMVLLFALLFAAAFVGADDGGVTTEAESDVPEWASNNALQLTLSSQPGLQLTTIPLTSNLGLNESSPARGIVRIYGNMKPANVTNYNEIKDHDDVAYLSCDKPSDDSFINPDKMLNDLMKQKPKAIVLYSTNKNWCSISDTDSLPYTSILTMADAGEATEVLSFLNGTRAGRDVKVLISGNATDNHGGGGDTGSGGSNSAVAMSILYSITGLITLLFLIIIATGAIRAHRYPERYGPRGAFGGRPRQSRAKGLARAVLDTIPIVKFGNQQPTKPDPELELDTATTDGHDAATQRSVNEEQPDTATGAAAAPGSRRQSGETSRSTRNSSALTDAGHGEDSHPGCSICTEDFKVGEDVRVLPCHHQFHPHCVDPWLVNVSGTCPLCRLDLRPSQGNANEGSTAGDNESLAPPLAMEGEDEHASSSTHGHRLSRLFDVNRLRQAPVEERIEALRQMRAQGNEHSHEAHDTEATDASDRPHGARLTDKLKDKFRIRTRAQPAQRHRESRG encoded by the exons atggccgccgcgccgtcatTGGACCGGGTCAGCCGGCTGATGGTGCTGCTCTTCGCGCTGCTCTTCGCTGCTGCCTTTGTCGGTGCCGATGATGGAGGCGTTACTACGGAGGCAGAGAGCGATGTTCCGGAGTGGGCGTCCAACAATGCCCTACAGCTGACGCTGTCGTCTCAGCCGGGGCTGCAACTGACCACGATCCCGTTGACGTCGAATCTTGGCCTCAACGAGTCGAGTCCGGCTCGCGGG ATTGTCCGGATATACGGCAACATGAAGCCCGCCAACGTAACCAACTACAACGAGATCAAagaccacgacgacgtcgcatATCTATCCTGCGACAAGCCGAGCGATGACAGCTTCATCAACCCTGACAAGATGCTCAATGATTTGATGAAGCAGAAGCCAAAAGCAATCGTTCTCTATTCCACCAATAAGAACTGGTGCTCCATCAGCGACACCGACTCCCTCCCGTACACCAGCATACTGACCatggcggacgcgggcgaggcaaCCGAGGTCCTGAGCTTCCTCAATGGCACTAGAGCTGGGCGAGACGTCAAGGTCCTCATCTCTGGCAATGCGACCGAcaaccacggcggcggcggcgacacgggcagtggaggcagcaactcggcggtggcgatgagcaTTCTATATAGTATCACGGGCCTCATCACTCTGCTgttcctcatcatcatcgccacggGTGCCATAAGAGCGCACCGCTACCCCGAGAGGTATGGACCCAGGGGCGCCTTCGGTGGGCGGCCCCGGCAGAGCCGAGCAAAGGGGCTGGCCCGTGCCGTGCTCGACACCATTCCCATTGTCAAGTTTGGGAACCAGCAGCCTACCAAGCCGGACCCTGAACTCGAGCTGGACACGGCCACGACGGATGGTCACGACGCGGCCACACAGCGATCCGTCAACGAGGAGCAGCCCGACACCGCCAccggcgcagcggccgctCCTGGGTCTAGGCGACAGAGCGGGGAGACGTCGAGGTCCACACGCAACTCTTCAGCCCTGACCGACGCCGGGCATGGCGAAGACAGCCACCCAGGCTGCTCCATCTGCACCGAAGACTTCAAggtgggcgaggacgtcAGGGTCTTGCCGTGTCACCACCAGTTCCACCCCCACTGCGTCGACCCCTGGCTGGTCAACGTGTCTGGGACATGTCCGCTCTG CCGACTGGATCTTCGACCTAGTCAGGGCAACGCCAACGAAGGCTCCAccgccggcgacaacgagTCCCTGGCGCCACCCCTGGCCATggaaggcgaagacgagcaCGCTTCCTCTAGCACACATGGCCACCGGTTGTCGCGCCTATTTGACGTCAACAGGCTGCGGCAAGCGCCCGTGGAGGAGCGAATCGAAGCTCTCCGACAGATGAGGGCACAGGGAAACGAACACAGCCACGAGGCTCACGACACGGAGGCGACGGATGCAAGCGACAGGCCGCATGGCGCACGCCTGACTGACAAACTCAAGGACAAGTTTCGCATTCGGACCCGTGCCCAGCCTGCCCAGCGCCACCGGGAAAGTCGAGGCTGA
- a CDS encoding uncharacterized protein (BUSCO:EOG0926505R~EggNog:ENOG503NXIM~COG:O) — translation MADVPLQVISENAASERRITPSWTITQLRAKLETITGIPPSSQILSLQPSAGAERVLIDGDDEDSVRLSSFPLAPYAELHVGDARPPGARPNYTDTSGVDKYVMPEDEYEKKTDSVLAWKKAQKLGRFDPNAPDHEQAKLAALDDEVRRRGIQVGKRCRVGGEDARRGVVRYVGEVNEIPSGRGTWVGVQLDEPVGKNDGSIAGTRYWGEPVELKHGVFVRPERVEVGEFPPLDDLEDMEEI, via the exons atggccgacgtcCCCCTCCAGGTCATCTCGGAGAACGCGGCCTCGGAGCGCCGCATCACGCCCTCGTGGACCATCAcgcagctgcgcgccaaGCTCGAGACCATCACCGGCATTCCCCCTTCGTCACAGATACTAAGTCTCCAGCCGTCAGCGGGGGCGGAGCGCGTCCTCAttgacggagacgacgaggacagcgtGCGCCTGTCCAGCTTCCCCCTGGCTCCCTACGCGGAGCTGCAT GTGGGAGATGCCCGACCGCCGGGTGCGAGACCCAACTACACCGACACATCCGGGGTGGACAAGTACGTGATGCCCGAGGATGAGtacgagaagaagacggacTCTGTGCTGGCATGGAAGAAGGCGCAGAAGCTAGGCCGCTTCGACCCCAACGCGCCTGACCAcgagcaggccaagctcgCAGCCCtagacgacgaggtgcgccgccgcggcatccaAGTGGGTAAGCGGTGCCGGGTTGGGGGcgaagacgcccgccgcggcgtggtCCGATACGTGGGCGAAGTCAATGAGATCCCCTCGGGCCGAGGAACTTGGGTCGGAGTGCAGCTGGACGAGCCGGTGGGCAAAAacgacggcagcatcgcGGGAACCCGATACTGGGGCGAGCCAGTGGAGCTCAAGCATGGTGTCTTTGTGCGGCCGGAGAGGGTCGAGGTGGGCGAGTTCCCACCGCTGGATGACTTGGAGGACATGGAAGAGATttga
- a CDS encoding uncharacterized protein (EggNog:ENOG503P1VS~COG:O~CAZy:GH128~SECRETED:SignalP(1-16~SECRETED:cutsite=SFA-EQ~SECRETED:prob=0.4665)) has protein sequence MLAKTLLALGAFASFAEQAIVLPSEYHLNVVRDETDVKQPVEVALNLELDAGHEPTTDETANEVPRALAAQGDDNGNNATVASMSFSKRGMVFNDAGMANALGGACQKCGWGWNWDQTPNGFDGRFSFVPMLWGDRPVHTNRWAANAQRAIQNGAKAFLSFNEPDNGGQSNMTPEAAAEAHIRYMNPYAGKVKIGAPSITNSGAPNQGVNWLNAFFRACNGRCRVDFCPVHWYSDAQWADTLITHINSASKACGGKPVWLTEFAPTGGDVNGFLRKMLPKLDGLGSLDAYSYFMVSQGRLMSGGRSLSSAGQLYATL, from the coding sequence AACAGGCCATCGTGCTCCCATCCGAATACCACCTCAACGTAGTCCGCGACGAAACCGATGTAAAGCAGCCGGTCGAGGTGGCCCTCAATCTCGAGCTTGATGCCGGACACGAGCCCACCACTGATGAAACTGCCAACGAGGTGCCCCGGGCCCTCGCAGCTCAgggcgacgacaatggcAACAACGCGACAGTCGCCTCGATGTCCTTCTCCAAGCGCGGCATGGTCTTCAACGACGCTGGCATGGCTAATGCCCTTGGCGGAGCTTGTCAGAAGtgcggctggggctggaaCTGGGACCAGACTCCCAACGGCTTCGACGGCAGATTCAGCTTCGTTCCTATGCTCTGGGGAGACCGTCCCGTCCACACCAACCGCTGGGCCGCCAATGCCCAGAGGGCCATCCAGAACGGCGCCAAGGCCTTCCTCAGCTTCAACGAGCCCGACAATGGCGGCCAATCCAACATGACTcccgaggctgccgccgaagcccatATCAGGTACATGAATCCCTAcgccggcaaggtcaagATCGGCGCCCCGTCCATCACCAACAGCGGCGCCCCCAACCAGGGCGTCAACTGGCTCAATGCCTTCTTCAGGGCGTGCAATGGACGCTGCCGTGTCGACTTCTGCCCCGTCCACTGGTACTCGGACGCCCAGTGGGCCGACACCCTCATCACTCACATCAACTCAGCCTCCAAGGCAtgcggcggcaagcccgtcTGGCTTACCGAGTTTGCTcccaccggcggcgacgtcaacgGCTTCCTCCGCAAGATGCTTCccaagctcgacggcctcgggtCTCTTGACGCCTACTCGTACTTTATGGTTTCCCAGGGCAGGCTCATGTCGGGCGGCCGAAGCCTCAGCAGCGCCGGACAGCTCTACGCCACCCTGTAA